One Manduca sexta isolate Smith_Timp_Sample1 chromosome 28, JHU_Msex_v1.0, whole genome shotgun sequence DNA window includes the following coding sequences:
- the LOC115441889 gene encoding bromodomain-containing protein 3 isoform X3 has translation MQQAVDPLATTSTPTAEPVNGTPPDEASRRQGRMTNQLQFLQKNVMKAVWKHQFAWPFHQPVDAKKLNLPDYHKIIKKPMDLGTIKKRLESNYYYSAQECIQDFNTMFTNCYVYNKPGEDVVVMAQTLEKLFLNRIAQMDKEEKEIEVPSKAGKGVAKKRGSSAGGGGGGGAGGGGGAGGGAGGAAVSAGAAVGARATLKAPAAPPHPALVGSTNTTTAPALAAPQPAPPATHTGLPQQVATQPSSFHVAQPAAPPVSAIPAVTLSQTQPAKVKKGVKRKADTTTPMGSSFEGGYTTPTIDQQSGPKPAKISTRRESGRQKKANRTGDDGFKMGGISPGVGVAGTSHHSVMTPQLAKSKEKLSDALKSCNEILKELFSKKHSSSFQGYAWPFYKPVDAELLGLHDYFDIIKKPMDLGTVKQKMDSRAYKTAAEFAADVRLIFTNCYKYNPPDHDVVAMARKLQDVFEMRYAKIPDEPVHVAVHMEKGSSASSSESGSESDSESDDSEEERNNKVKLLEKELLALQEKMRKLVEESNNKKKAKKKIKDKQKKQVTTATTTPKVPVTPAYTAKANNIAETIAGSGGPRGKTGGKRGAAASAGGKGSARAPPPAAKKKSSAAAPAAVAPHPPPHNDSDEEDVAKPMSYDEKRQLSLDINKLPGDKLGKVVHIIQSREPSLRDSNPDEIEIDFETLKPSTLRELENYVASCLRKKTHRKVSGKSKDEQMAEKKQELEKRLQDVSGQLGTNKKQQQKKEGCKEALGGGMSSSSSSSDSSNSSSSTDTSSSDTSDSEAGTGSGRTPKKKAKKLPHQLPQPNKTASSTGANSAPPPSAAPDAVPPAPAAHAHAAHAAHPAADVKPSAPAPAAPPAHTAEPAPQAPAEHNHPPTPPPSLPLSAALTTLPTNNVPDSSIVPVARDIEDQKMTVKSESRNGLDKVETSHYIDPIERNLASLERSLNADVPNPMDVSVGVSESSMRLEEDFALPKPQIMPDAAHQNLMAQLGGLTEVARVPEQIKTDMYLPSHNGFVEKNLQHERELLRGDVNPNIPGITSVPPVPSIFDPLPTAPHPIISQSHHNLPNAPCLMTPAIKKEDMKPLLTPKPIEDLMGVNVTNNISDRTKYEMEKKIEDSKNANFAQPFKVKQEQNLKNASSWSSLAQAGSPQSILPNMTTNNQIKQKPVMDSFQAFKKQAKEKIDRQRALIEQQELRKKEQLERERQRQETERRHPDEDKMRAAAGARGVKAESAEVSSPSVSPVARASPPAAAAAAAAAAAASDKPAASERERLRQREQERRRREAMAGQIDMNMQSDLMAAFEESL, from the exons ATGCAGCAGGCCGTCGATCCTCTCGCGACTACCAGCAcg CCGACAGCGGAGCCCGTCAATGGCACTCCGCCCGACGAGGCATCGCGTCGGCAGGGCCGGATGACGAATCAGTTGCAATTTTTGCAAAAGAACGTCATGAAAGCTGTTTGGAAGCATCAGTTCGCCTGGCCTTTCCACCAACCTGTGGACGCGAAGAAATTGAACCTCCCT GATTATCACAAAATCATCAAAAAACCGATGGATCTTGGGACGATTAAGAAACGGCTGGAGTCCAACTACTATTACTCTGCACAAGAATGCATCCAAGATTTCAACACGATGTTCACAAACTGCTATGTATATAACAAGCCTGGTGAGGATGTGGTCGTCATGGCGCAGACTTTGGAGAAACTGTTCCTCAATCGA ATAGCTCAAATGGACAAGGAGGAGAAGGAGATTGAAGTACCGTCGAAGGCTGGCAAGGGCGTGGCGAAAAAACGCGGATCAAGCGCGGGCGGGGGCGGCGGTGGCGGTGCAGGCGGCGGAGGCGGTGCCGGTGGCGGTGCTGGCGGCGCGGCCGTCAGTGCGGGCGCGGCGGTGGGCGCGCGCGCCACGCTCAaggcgcccgccgcgccgccgcacccCGCGCTCGTGGGTTCCACCAATACTACCACGGCGcccgcgctcgccgcgccgcaGCCAGCGCCGCCCGCCACGCACACCGGCTTGCCGCAGCAG GTGGCGACGCAACCGTCGAGTTTTCACGTGGCACAGCCCGCTGCGCCGCCGGTGTCGGCGATCCCGGCCGTTACTCTATCGCAGACGCAGCCCGCTAAG GTTAAGAAGGGAGTGAAAAGAAAAGCGGATACGACCACGCCTATGGGCAGCTCTTTTGAAGGAGGTTACACCACTCCAACGATTGATCAGCAAAGTGGTCCTAAACCCGCTAAAATATCTACAAGAAGAGAAAGTGGGCGTCAAAAGAAG GCAAATAGAACAGGAGATGATGGCTTCAAAATGGGCGGAATATCTCCGGGCGTAGGAGTCGCTGGTACCTCGCATCACTCAGTTATGACTCCACAATTAGCAAAGAGTAAGGAAAAACTCTCGGATGCGCTGAAGAgctgtaatgaaattttaaaagaacTGTTTTCAAAGAAACACTCA TCTTCATTCCAGGGTTATGCATGGCCATTTTACAAACCGGTGGATGCCGAATTGCTTGGTCTACatgattattttgatattattaaaaaacctaTGGATCTTGGTACtgttaaacaaaaaatggaTAGCAGAGCCTACAAAACAGCAGCGGAATTTGCTGCTGATGTGCgtcttatatttacaaattgctACAAATATAATCCACCTGATCACGATGTTGTTGCTATGGCGCGAAAATTGCAGGACGTTTTTGAAATGAG ATATGCGAAAATCCCTGATGAACCGGTACATGTAGCAGTACATATGGAAAAGGGAAGCTCAGCATCAAGTTCAGAGTCTGGCTCTGAATCTGACTCGGAATCTGATGATTCCGAAGAAGAGAggaataataaagtaaaattattagaaaaagaACTTCTTGCACTCCAAGAGAAAATGAGAAAACTCGTCGAAGAGTCCAATAATAAGAAGAAAgctaagaaaaaaattaaagacaaaCAGAAAAAACAAGTAACGACGGCAACTACTACGCCTAAAGTACCTGTGACGCCTGCATACACAGCTAAAGCTAATAATATTGCGGAGACCATAG CGGGTAGCGGAGGGCCGCGCGGTAAGACGGGCGGTAAGCGCGGCGCCGCGGCCTCCGCCGGCGGCAAGGGcagtgcgcgcgcgccgccgcccgccgccaaGAAGAAGAgctccgccgccgcgcccgccgccgtcGCGCCCCATCCGCCGCCGCACAACGACTCTGACGAGGAGGACGTCGCCAAGCCCATGTCCTACGACGAGAAGCGACAGCTCTCTCTAGACATCAACAAACTACCAG GTGACAAGCTTGGTAAAGTGGTGCACATCATTCAAAGTAGAGAGCCGTCACTACGAGATTCCAATCCAGATGAAATTGAGATAGACTTTGAAACACTGAAGCCATCTACTCTTAGAGAATTAGAAAATTATGTAGCATCCTGCCTTCGAAAAAAGACGC ACCGCAAAGTGTCTGGTAAATCAAAGGATGAACAAATGGCAGAGAAAAAACAAGAACTGGAGAAAAGACTACAGGATGTCTCAGGGCAATTGGGaaccaataaaaaacaacaacagAAAAAAG AGGGCTGCAAGGAGGCGCTGGGTGGCGGCATGTCGTCGTCGTCGAGCTCCTCGGACTCGTCCAACTCGTCGTCCAGCACCGACACCAGTTCCTCCGACACCAGCGACAGCGAAGCAG GAACGGGTTCCGGCAGAACGCCTAAAAAGAAAGCCAAAAAGCTGCCACATCAACTTCCGCAACCAAAT AAAACAGCATCATCTACGGGAGCGAACTCTGCGCCGCCCCCTAGCGCGGCGCCGGACGCGgtgccgcccgcgcccgccgcgcacgcgcacgccgcgcacgccgcgcacccCGCCGCCGACGTGAAGCCctccgcgcccgcgcccgccgcgccgcccgcgcacacCGCCGAGCCCGCGCCACAGGCGCCGGCCGAACACAACCACCCACCCACACCGCCGCCTTCTTTACCATTGTCGGCCGCTCTGACGACGCTTCCCACCAATAATGTTCCTGATTCCTCGATAGTGCCTGTTGCGCGCGATATCGAAGATCAGAAAATGACTGTTAAATCGGAATCACGAAATGGTCTTGACAAAGTAGAAACCTCACATTATATAGACCCTATTGAGCGTAACCTGGCTAGCTTAGAACGTAGTTTGAATGCAGACGTGCCGAATCCAATGGATGTTAGCGTAGGAGTATCTGAGTCGTCGATGCGACTTGAAGAAGATTTTGCTTTGCCTAAACCGCAAATTATGCCGGATGCTGCACATCAGAATCTTATGGCTCAACTAGGCGGACTCACAGAAGTCGCTCGTGTACCCGAACAAATCAAGACAGATATGTACCTACCCTCTCACAATggttttgtagaaaaaaatttacaacatGAGCGTGAATTATTACGAGGTGATGTAAATCCTAATATTCCAGGCATTACGAGTGTTCCTCCTGTCCCTTCCATATTCGACCCACTGCCTACAGCACCACATCCTATAATATCACAATCGCATCACAACTTACCTAATGCACCGTGTTTGATGACGCCAGCAATAAAGAAGGAAGATATGAAGCCTTTACTTACGCCGAAACCCATTGAAGACCTAATGGGCGTCAATGTGACGAATAATATATCCGACaggacaaaatatgaaatggaaAAGAAAATCGAGGATTCTAAGAATGCCAATTTTGCTCAACCTTTTAAAGTGAAACAAGAACAGAATTTAAAGAACGCGAGTTCATGGTCATCCTTAGCGCAAGCCGGTAGCCCTCAAAGCATATTACCTAACATGACCActaataatcaaattaaacaaaaacctGTTATGGATAGTTTCCAG GCGTTTAAAAAGCAAGCAAAGGAAAAAATCGATCGCCAACGGGCGCTCATAGAGCAACAGGAGCTCAGAAAAAAGGAACAGCTTGAACGTGAACGTCAAAGACAAGAGACTGAGAGAAGGCATCCAGATGAAGATAAAATGAg GGCGGCAGCAGGAGCGCGCGGCGTGAAGGCGGAGAGCGCGGAGGTGTCGTCGCCGTCGGTGTCGCCGGTGGCGCGCGCGTCGCCGCCCGCCGCGGCCGCCGCagccgctgccgccgccgccgccagcgaCAAACCCGCCGCCTCCGAGCGCGAGCGCCTTCGCCAGCGCGAGCAGGAGCGCCGCCGACGAGAGGCT ATGGCGGGCCAGATAGATATGAATATGCAAAGCGATTTGATGGCTGCGTTTGAAGAATCGTTGTAA